AATATTTTTCCCGTACCATTGCCTTTTCCGAGAACTGTGATACAATGACCGACCGAAAGACAGAGAAACCAAAAGGAGGGAGAAAATGAAAAAAGTGTATTTCTATATACAAAATGGCACAAAACACTATATTAAGTTGTCTTTATTGCCAAAACAAACTCATTTTGGGCAAAAAATAATACGAACCTTCGATTAAAAAAGTTCGTATTATTTTCTTCTGGCGTACCTAGAGGGATTCGAACCCCCAACCGTCCGGTCCGTAGCCGGAAGCTCTATCCAGTTGAGCCATAGGTACGAGTGAATTGTACTATGATTATAGTCCAACCGACGGGCGTTGTCAATCAAAAAACGCAAGTATTTTTATAAACTCGCCACTTCTTTGTTCTATTCGGGTTTCTCTCGCTCGGGCGTTCGTGGTTTCGTCGCCCGTCGCGGCTACATCTTGTCGGGCAACGAGATACCCAATATGCGCATTCCGTTCTCGACGACCACGGCGGTGGCGCGGGTGAGGGCCAATCGTGCGGCGCGCACGGCGGGGGGCGCGGTGAGGATCTTGTTGTCGAAGTAGAATTTGTTGTACAGTTTGCAGAGGTCCACCACGTGGCGGGTGATCATAGACGGCTCGCACTTGTCCGCCGCGTCCAGAAGGAGCGAGGGATAGCGGTCGAGGTAGCGCACGATATCCTTGCTGACGTCGTCGTCGAGGCTGCCGAAGTCCGCCTCGGCCTCAACGCCCTCGCCCGCTTTGGCCAGCACGGACAGACACCGCGCGTGCGTATATTGCACGTAGGGGCTGGTCTCTCCGTCGAAATTGAGCAATTTGTCGTACTTGAACTCGATATCCTTTATGCGGTTGTTTTGCAACGCGGAGAATATGACCGCGCCCACGCCCACCTGTTCGGCCACGCGGTCGGCGTCCGCCAGGTCGGGGCTTTTCTCCACGATGATCTCCTTCGCCTTGGCCACGGCCTTGTCGATGACGTCCACAAGCCACACGGCGTTGCCCTTCCTCGTGGACATCGCGCCCTCTTCGAGGCTCACCATACCGAAGGCCACGTGTTGCATATCCTTGGCCCACGGGTAACCCATCTTCTCCAACACGGCGAAGACCTGTTTGAAGTGGAGATTTTGCTGATACGCCACCACGTACAGGCACTTGGCGAAGTCGTACGTCTTGTGACGATACTCTGCGGCGGCCAAATCGCGCGTGGCGTACAAGGTAGCGCCGTCCGACTTGACGATGATGCAGGGCGCCATGCCCTCCAACTCGACTATCTTTGCGCCCTGGCTCTCCACCAACAGCCCCTTTGCCGCCAACTCGTCGATAACGGGCTGCATTTTGTCGTTGTAGAAACTCTCGCCCGCCAAACTGTCGAAATGCACGCCCAAGCGCGCGTACACGGGCATATCGTCCGCCAAGGTGATCTCTTTGAACCATTGCCACAGGTCGTAGGCCTCTTGGTCGCCCGACTCCAACTTTTTGAACCACAGGCGCGCCTCGTCTTCCAACTCCGGCCGTTCCTCGGCTTCGCGGTGGAAGCGGACGTATATCTCCACCAACTTGCGCACGCCGCCTTTTTCTATTTCCTCGCGGTTGGACCACAACTTATAGGCCACGATGAGTTTGCCGAACTGCGTGCCCCAATCGCCCAAGTGATTGATGCCCACCGAGCGGTACCCGATCTCGTCGAACAAGCGGCACAGCGCCGCGCCCAGCACGGTGGTGGACAAGTGCCCGATATGGAAAGGTTTGGCGATATTGATGCTGCTGTAATCGATGCAGACGTGGCGGCCTGCGCCCACCGTGGACTTGCCGTAGTCGGCGCCCTCTTGCACCACTTTGCCCACCACGTCCCGCGCAAATGCGGACGGCGCGTACTTAAAATTGAGGTAGCCCGCCACCGCCGTGACGCTCTCTACGAAGTCGGGCTTGCGGATAGCGGCGGCCATTTCCTCGGCGATGGCCACGGGGCTTTTGCGCATGGTCTTGGCCAAGCGGAAGCAGGGCAGACAGACGTCGCCCAAGGATACGTCTTTGGGGGGCGTCAGCAGTTCGTATGCCTCGTCTTGGGGCAGATAGGGCGTGAGGAGGTCGGCGATTTGACGTTTGTAATCCATAGCCCCCTCCTACACGTTGAAACGGAACAGCACGACGTCGC
This sequence is a window from Clostridia bacterium. Protein-coding genes within it:
- the argS gene encoding arginine--tRNA ligase produces the protein MDYKRQIADLLTPYLPQDEAYELLTPPKDVSLGDVCLPCFRLAKTMRKSPVAIAEEMAAAIRKPDFVESVTAVAGYLNFKYAPSAFARDVVGKVVQEGADYGKSTVGAGRHVCIDYSSINIAKPFHIGHLSTTVLGAALCRLFDEIGYRSVGINHLGDWGTQFGKLIVAYKLWSNREEIEKGGVRKLVEIYVRFHREAEERPELEDEARLWFKKLESGDQEAYDLWQWFKEITLADDMPVYARLGVHFDSLAGESFYNDKMQPVIDELAAKGLLVESQGAKIVELEGMAPCIIVKSDGATLYATRDLAAAEYRHKTYDFAKCLYVVAYQQNLHFKQVFAVLEKMGYPWAKDMQHVAFGMVSLEEGAMSTRKGNAVWLVDVIDKAVAKAKEIIVEKSPDLADADRVAEQVGVGAVIFSALQNNRIKDIEFKYDKLLNFDGETSPYVQYTHARCLSVLAKAGEGVEAEADFGSLDDDVSKDIVRYLDRYPSLLLDAADKCEPSMITRHVVDLCKLYNKFYFDNKILTAPPAVRAARLALTRATAVVVENGMRILGISLPDKM